One genomic region from Dermacentor variabilis isolate Ectoservices chromosome 6, ASM5094787v1, whole genome shotgun sequence encodes:
- the LOC142586286 gene encoding uncharacterized protein LOC142586286 gives MVFTRRTANAIEANINIDTASEQTEGQRRQELQRVGETESETSDTEMDSETQGASQAPSTTDPEAMAVRRLELELEKVRLQLECERIALRRVELEQSGRPPSVSEGSDLRRASTDGISQCAKVLKAYRLPCDADVPIWFDEVEKLFSSFQVPAHSCVHLIMPALTERVRYLLRSLNDEECTDYETVKKAVLDELKLTPAEYLGRFEKASKRKEETWAQFASRARTYLAYYLQSRHANTKEAMTELMVADRMKASLSSEALEYVLLREGEEWFKPVEVAKVLETFEQAKGKGRATKPAATASLTQQAKLASPQRTNATCVICRDT, from the coding sequence atggtgttcacgcgcagaacagcaaatgcgattgaggctaacataaacattgatactgcatctgaacaaacagagggtcagagacggcaggagctgcaacgcgtcggagagaccgagtctgagacgtcggatactgaaatggatagtgagacgcaaggcgcttcgcaggctccgagcacgacagatccagaggccatggcggtgagacgcctggagctggagctggaaaaggtgcgcctacagctagagtgcgagcgcattgctctacggagagtggagcttgagcagtcgggtagaccgccttcggtgtcggaaggaagcgatctCCGCCGTGCCAGCACGGATGGAATatcacaatgtgctaaagtgcttaaggcataccggttgccgtgtgacgctgacgttccgatatggtttgatgaggttgaaaagttgttttcatcttttcaagtaccagcacatagctgtgtacatttgatcatgcctgcgctgaCTGAGCGGGTCCGTTATCTGTTGCGTAGCCTCAATGATGAGGAATGTACGGATTacgagactgtaaagaaggcggtactagatgaacttaagctcacgccagctgAATACTTGGggaggtttgaaaaggcatccaaacgaaaggaggaaacttgggctcagttcgcgtcccgcgctagaacttatttggcctattaccttcaatctcgccatgcaaacacaaaagaagctatgacggagcttatggtcgctgaccgtatgaaagccagtctaagctcagaagcccttgaatatgttcttttgcgggagggcgaagagtggtttaagccagtggaggtggcgaaagtgctggaGACTTTCGaacaagctaaagggaaaggacgagcaactaagccagccgcaacagcctcatTGACGCAGCaagcaaaactagctagcccgcagaggacaaatgccacgtgtgtcataTGCAGGgacacctag